From Alosa sapidissima isolate fAloSap1 chromosome 2, fAloSap1.pri, whole genome shotgun sequence, one genomic window encodes:
- the si:ch211-67e16.4 gene encoding uncharacterized protein si:ch211-67e16.4, with the protein MDVNLTISLIRGQMGVVIEKAVTVAVETVLGEMMKVVSIKFDEFRKEINAKDKETENIRQMLEISRCQMRAMRKYLSVSTAKDDRQSHTLQRQQANQFDSVRVPDVYLDQSTFSQPLPQGGISNGLLCRRTMNNQTQPELRNSSNTHKSLVSREEPNTTSHKTKDPVSTEDPAPPNDRLIASDGTLSLTPIKQEITDPPELDCGLQGAGEGLDVPHSQELDQPGSPERGLPDAGLDPGCHLNPGEAEEDTSAPPLSRPSPVVKEEEEEMTETVPIKQEPVEVEVEVEGDSLALGPAEGEGLGQAGYLEGTGTQQITAGTSVGQTSAYYAPLASSSTYASTQPCRSMVTSVSRASTSGPGSSLASATGVGSEVAAAAAARQARPWLRDLGLYEQYKQARSELRRRSQMRRKQLEQDLPQALLADLVKERREKTRLRVARWRAKRKLQACLMGAPQSANAAVMATTTAATTQAGQSMQRAAAAAAGLHMQQAQRQTGIPMQQQRLSGRPQHQQSVQQHQHQHQQGRTGLHYGGRVGRAFTFGAGSPQGLPSVSAAVSGSTGSSHTLSSQAFNTRVRFVPQRTTTYVQHITPGVDTEMYQ; encoded by the exons ATGGATGTGAATCTGACAATATCCCTTATCAGGGGACAAATGGGTGTTGTCATCGAAAAAGCGGTGACCGTCGCGGTGGAAACAGTATTGGGGGAAATGATGAAGGTTGTTAGCATAAAGTTCGACGAATTTCGAAAAGAGATCAACGCCAAGGATAAGGAGACCGAGAACATCCGACAGATGCTTGAAATATCTCGATGTCAGATGAGGGCTATGCGAAAATATCTGAGCGTCTCCACCGCAAAAGATGACCGTCAGAGTCACACCTTGCAGAGACAACAGGCCAACCAGTTTGACTCGGTTCGAGTTCCGGATGTGTACTTGGACCAGTCCACCTTCTCCCAACCACTTCCTCAGGGAGGAATCTCAAACGGTCTGCTGTGTCGGAGAACAATGAACAACCAAACCCAGCCAGAACTTAGGAATAGCAGCAACACGCACAAGTCTCTGGTGTCCAGAGAGGAACCTAACACCACGTCGCACAAAACTAAAGACCCAGTGTCAACAGAGGACCCCGCACCTCCAAATGATCGCCTTATTGCATCTGATGGAACCCTGTCACTGACACCAATTAAAC AGGAGATCACAGACCCACCAGAATTAGACTGCGGCCTTCAGGGAGCGGGGGAGGGCCTTGACGTGCCACACAGTCAGGAACTGGACCAGCCCGGTTCTCCAGAGAGGGGCCTGCCAGACGCAGGCCTGGACCCTGGATGTCATCTCAACccaggagaggcagaggaagacACCTCGGCTCCTCCGCTCTCCCGCCCCTCCCCTGTGgtcaaggaggaggaggaggagatgaccGAGACGGTGCCCATCAAGCAGGAGccggtggaggtggaggtggaggtggagggagacTCACTGGCGCTGGGGCCTGCCGAGGGAGAAGGACTCGGTCAGGCAGGGTACCTGGAGGGCACAGGGACCCAGCAGATTACGGCGGGCACCTCTGTGGGGCAGACGTCTGCATACTACGCCCCTCTGGCCAGCTCGTCTACAT ATGCTTCTACCCAGCCCTGCCGCTCCATGGTTACCTCAGTGTCCCGAGCGTCCACCTCAGGCCCCGGCTCGTCTCTGGCCTCTGCGACCGGCGTGGGGTCGGaggtggcggcggcggcagcagcgcGTCAGGCGCGTCCGTGGCTGCGCGACCTGGGCCTGTACGAGCAGTACAAGCAGGCGCGCTCCGAGCTGCGGCGACGCAGCCAGATGCGGAGGAAGCAGCTGGAGCAGGACCTGCCGCAGGCGCTGCTGGCCGACCTGGTCAAGGAGCGGCGGGAGAAGACGCGGCTGCGCGTGGCCCGCTGGAGGGCCAAACGCAAGCTGCAGGCCTGCCTCATGGGGGCGCCGCAGAGTGCCAACGCCGCCGTCATGGCCACCACCACCGCAGCCACGACGCAGGCTGGACAGTCCATGCAGAGggccgctgccgccgccgcaGGGCTGCATATGCAGCAGGCCCAGAGGCAGACAGGCATTCCCATGCAACAGCAGAGACTCAGTGGAAGGCCGCAGCATCAACAGTCAGTGcaacagcatcagcatcagcatcagcagggAAGGACGGGGCTACACTACGGGGGCAGAGTGGGCAGGGCTTTTACGTTTGGGGCGGGGTCTCCACAGGGGCTGCCGTCGGTAAGCGCGGCGGTGAGCGGGAGCACGGGCAGCAGCCACACGCTGTCCAGCCAGGCGTTCAACACCAGGGTCCGCTTTGTGCCACAGAGGACGACGACATACGTGCAGCACATCACGCCAGgagtggacactgaaatgtaCCAGTGA